In Streptomyces sp. NBC_00878, a single window of DNA contains:
- a CDS encoding Lrp/AsnC family transcriptional regulator encodes MTLMDPLDARIVLALDDDPDATILALAQTLGVARNTVHARLRRMAADGTLKPFSRRVDPATLGYGLVAFMSLTVSQAEPAGVHEGLLALPEVIEVHYTTGDADLLAQVVAKDTTDLHRVTKAILAIDGVDRTSTAISLAEVIPYRPRSLLRRLADG; translated from the coding sequence ATGACACTGATGGACCCCTTGGATGCCCGGATCGTCCTGGCCCTGGACGACGACCCGGACGCCACGATCCTCGCCCTGGCCCAGACCCTGGGTGTGGCCCGGAACACCGTGCACGCCCGGCTGCGGAGGATGGCCGCCGACGGCACGCTCAAGCCCTTCAGCCGACGCGTCGATCCCGCCACCCTGGGATACGGCCTGGTGGCGTTCATGTCGCTCACCGTGAGCCAGGCCGAGCCCGCCGGCGTCCACGAGGGGCTGCTCGCCCTCCCCGAAGTCATCGAGGTGCACTACACCACCGGCGACGCCGACCTCCTCGCACAGGTGGTCGCCAAGGACACCACGGACCTGCACCGCGTCACCAAGGCGATCCTCGCCATCGACGGAGTCGACCGGACCAGTACCGCCATCTCACTGGCCGAGGTCATCCCCTACCGGCCCCGGTCCCTCCTGCGCCGCCTGGCGGACGGATGA
- a CDS encoding CynX/NimT family MFS transporter: MALKTHPTGTGSAWIVVVAAGVAAGLQVWKLPPALPFLRHDLSLTLVQAGTLLGIVQLAGMLGGLAVSLLAELIGERRCLIGGLVLLFLGSAGGGFAWSAAPLLASRAVEGAGFILAVVTGPGLIRRSTPPGRFTKAMGFWGAYQGIATFAGLITGALVLQAVPWRVWWWAMAVLALAPLPWILARVPLDDAGGTGGGAATVTRTTLARTAISRVGRTVRAPAPWTAGLVFACYTLQWMAVVGFLPTIYQDGGMTGSWPGVLSAVVGAANAIGSIANAALMKRGLPARALLIPAFTLMATTSLSAFAVHWHTVPGGTAWQFLCVVAFSLTGGAIPATLLRMIGDLTPTGGSAPATMGLVQQLFNVGSFVGPTLAAWLATRTGGWHSTWWLTCACAAAGIVLTLRLRPEPSRSGTQDRDLRGTAS; encoded by the coding sequence ATGGCCTTGAAGACGCACCCCACCGGCACCGGCAGTGCCTGGATCGTCGTCGTGGCCGCCGGGGTCGCCGCCGGGCTGCAGGTGTGGAAGCTGCCGCCCGCGCTCCCGTTCCTGCGGCACGACCTGTCGCTCACCCTGGTCCAGGCCGGGACCCTGCTCGGGATCGTCCAGCTGGCCGGAATGCTCGGTGGACTCGCCGTCTCGCTCCTGGCCGAACTGATCGGCGAGCGGCGCTGTCTGATCGGGGGTCTTGTCCTGCTGTTCCTCGGATCGGCCGGCGGCGGCTTCGCCTGGTCGGCGGCTCCCCTGCTGGCCTCCCGGGCGGTCGAGGGCGCCGGTTTCATCCTGGCGGTGGTGACCGGCCCGGGGCTGATCCGCCGCAGCACCCCACCGGGCCGCTTCACCAAGGCCATGGGCTTCTGGGGCGCCTACCAGGGCATCGCCACCTTCGCCGGGCTCATCACCGGCGCACTGGTCCTCCAGGCGGTGCCGTGGCGGGTGTGGTGGTGGGCCATGGCCGTACTCGCGCTGGCGCCGCTGCCCTGGATCCTGGCCCGCGTGCCCCTCGACGACGCGGGCGGTACCGGTGGCGGGGCGGCCACCGTCACCCGTACCACCCTCGCGCGCACCGCCATCAGCCGCGTCGGCCGCACCGTCCGAGCCCCCGCCCCCTGGACGGCCGGCCTCGTCTTCGCCTGCTACACCCTCCAGTGGATGGCCGTGGTCGGGTTCCTGCCCACCATCTACCAGGACGGCGGGATGACGGGCAGCTGGCCGGGCGTCCTCAGTGCCGTGGTCGGCGCGGCGAACGCCATCGGCTCGATCGCCAACGCGGCCCTCATGAAACGCGGCCTGCCCGCCCGCGCCCTCCTCATCCCCGCCTTCACCCTCATGGCCACCACATCGCTGTCGGCCTTCGCCGTCCACTGGCACACCGTCCCCGGAGGCACCGCCTGGCAGTTCCTGTGCGTCGTGGCCTTCTCGCTGACCGGCGGCGCGATACCGGCCACCTTGCTGCGCATGATCGGCGACCTGACGCCGACCGGCGGCTCCGCTCCCGCCACCATGGGTCTGGTCCAGCAGCTCTTCAACGTCGGCAGCTTCGTCGGCCCCACCCTTGCTGCATGGCTGGCCACCCGCACGGGCGGCTGGCACTCCACCTGGTGGCTGACCTGTGCCTGCGCGGCCGCGGGCATTGTCCTCACTCTCCGCCTCAGGCCTGAACCCTCACGATCAGGCACTCAGGATCGAGACCTTCGAGGAACAGCCTCCTGA